One segment of Terriglobales bacterium DNA contains the following:
- a CDS encoding helix-turn-helix domain-containing protein produces MKDQLEALVMQMYKGGILYSEAVREFKKRFIIAVLQENNGNQCKAARELGMHRNTLSRTVDELKVDVRALRDGAKRPPRSARPPIAAEKKMVR; encoded by the coding sequence GTGAAAGATCAGCTGGAAGCTCTAGTCATGCAGATGTACAAAGGCGGCATTCTTTATTCGGAAGCGGTGCGGGAATTCAAAAAACGCTTCATTATCGCAGTACTGCAGGAGAACAACGGCAATCAGTGCAAGGCCGCGCGCGAATTGGGAATGCATCGCAACACCCTCAGCCGAACCGTGGATGAATTGAAAGTAGATGTCCGGGCGCTGCGTGATGGCGCCAAACGGCCGCCGCGCAGCGCACGTCCGCCAATCGCAGCCGAGAAAAAAATGGTGCGTTAG
- a CDS encoding CvpA family protein has product MNIADWLILAAVVLSIIQAAAQGFFESVFSLAGTIVGFLVAAWEYPITAKWFSSFVKQRWLAELAGFLLIFLAILVLSGILGRIASRGMREAGLRWVDRILGAAFGVLRGLLWVIVFVLAVAAFYPGSRMLARSAIAPYLLAVGRAATWLTPVDVRNRVKEGIDLLQTIKHQATVGNGSNVTETPGAGVNK; this is encoded by the coding sequence ATGAACATCGCAGATTGGTTGATCCTGGCGGCCGTAGTGCTGTCAATCATCCAAGCGGCGGCGCAAGGTTTTTTTGAGTCGGTATTTTCCCTGGCAGGCACGATTGTGGGATTTCTAGTGGCCGCCTGGGAATACCCGATAACAGCGAAGTGGTTCTCGAGCTTCGTCAAACAGCGGTGGCTCGCCGAACTTGCCGGGTTCCTGCTCATCTTTCTTGCGATCCTGGTTCTTTCCGGGATACTCGGAAGGATCGCGAGTCGGGGAATGCGCGAAGCCGGTCTGCGCTGGGTAGATAGAATTTTGGGCGCGGCCTTTGGGGTTTTGCGCGGACTGTTGTGGGTCATCGTATTTGTGCTGGCAGTAGCGGCATTTTATCCAGGTTCCCGGATGCTGGCACGCTCAGCAATAGCGCCCTATTTGCTGGCAGTGGGGCGAGCCGCAACTTGGTTGACTCCGGTGGATGTTCGCAACCGGGTGAAAGAAGGAATCGACCTGCTGCAGACAATTAAGCATCAGGCAACTGTAGGCAATGGGTCTAATGTGACCGAAACCCCAGGAGCAGGCGTAAACAAATAG
- a CDS encoding phosphoribosylaminoimidazolesuccinocarboxamide synthase, whose amino-acid sequence MNAPIVQDVMLQTDFPELELYASGKVRDLYRVDNEHLLFVATDRISAFDYVLASGIPGKGKVLTQLSLFWFEFLGDIVSNHVVTADVQEYPVTLRQYGEQIRGRSMLVMHAEMVPVECVVRGYLSGSGWKEYKAKGSVCEIPLPKGLQESDKLPEPIFTPATKAMSGHDENIPFSEMKKLVGPRLSAQLRELSLKIYQKAADYASSRGIIIADTKFEFGKTPGGIVLADEVLTPDSSRFWPAAQYAPGRAQDSFDKQYVRDYLERIGWDKTPPAPALSADVVARTSEKYLEAYKRLTGKELDC is encoded by the coding sequence GTGAATGCTCCCATCGTTCAAGACGTGATGTTGCAAACGGACTTTCCCGAGTTGGAACTGTACGCCAGCGGTAAGGTCAGGGACCTGTATCGGGTTGACAACGAGCATCTGCTGTTTGTAGCCACGGACCGCATTTCGGCCTTCGATTACGTACTGGCATCGGGAATCCCAGGTAAAGGCAAAGTACTCACTCAGCTGTCGCTGTTCTGGTTCGAGTTTCTCGGCGACATCGTCTCGAATCATGTCGTGACCGCAGACGTGCAAGAGTATCCCGTCACTCTCAGGCAGTACGGTGAGCAAATTCGCGGCCGTTCCATGCTTGTGATGCACGCGGAGATGGTGCCGGTGGAATGTGTGGTGCGAGGGTATCTTTCGGGTTCGGGATGGAAAGAGTACAAAGCGAAGGGGAGCGTGTGCGAGATCCCCTTGCCGAAGGGTTTGCAGGAATCCGACAAGTTGCCGGAACCAATTTTCACTCCTGCGACTAAAGCCATGAGCGGTCATGACGAGAACATCCCTTTCTCGGAAATGAAGAAGCTGGTGGGTCCGAGATTGAGCGCGCAGCTGCGGGAACTGAGCCTGAAGATTTACCAGAAGGCTGCCGATTATGCATCGTCCCGAGGGATCATCATTGCCGATACCAAGTTTGAATTTGGCAAGACGCCAGGGGGAATTGTCCTCGCGGATGAAGTGCTGACGCCGGATTCTTCGCGCTTCTGGCCGGCTGCGCAATATGCGCCCGGCCGAGCGCAGGACTCCTTCGACAAGCAGTACGTGCGTGACTACCTGGAAAGAATCGGCTGGGACAAAACTCCTCCGGCGCCGGCGCTCAGCGCCGATGTAGTCGCCAGGACGAGTGAGAAGTACCTGGAAGCATACAAACGGCTGACAGGAAAAGAACTGGACTGTTAA